From a single Synechococcus sp. MW101C3 genomic region:
- a CDS encoding histidinol-phosphate transaminase — translation MTSTPGSHELELRHGGNLEAAASRLGCQPHQVLDASASLVPFGPPASLRRALRVCLQGGAAGTALRDYPDRSYSRLRSAIAAHHGIDPAAVLPGNGAAELFTWAAREAAAAGPSLLPEPGFADYRRALACWDGAIEPLPLPPPFPSTQRPTGRRSAQPAWACPAPFPAPAGPGAALWITNPHNPSGQLWDRRSLELLLDRFALVIVDEAFLPLVPDGQRHSLVPLVADHPQLVVIRSLTKLMAIAGLRLGYAVAAPARLQRWQEWRDPWPVNGLAAAVGPLVIADRRWQQRVQRWVAREGPWFHRQLDGLPGLSPQAAAANFLLIRSDRPLLELRERLESRHRILLRDCRSFAGLGECWLRIGLQDRRGNRRILRALRCEWQE, via the coding sequence ATGACCAGTACGCCGGGCAGCCACGAGCTGGAGCTCCGGCACGGCGGCAATCTCGAGGCGGCGGCAAGCCGCCTCGGTTGCCAGCCGCATCAGGTGCTCGATGCCAGCGCCTCACTGGTGCCGTTTGGCCCCCCCGCCTCCCTGCGGCGGGCGTTGCGGGTCTGCCTGCAGGGAGGTGCCGCCGGCACGGCCCTGCGGGACTACCCCGACCGCAGCTATTCCCGGCTGCGGTCGGCGATCGCTGCCCACCACGGCATCGACCCGGCGGCGGTGCTGCCTGGCAACGGGGCTGCTGAACTGTTCACCTGGGCGGCCCGGGAGGCGGCGGCGGCGGGCCCCAGCCTGCTGCCCGAGCCCGGCTTCGCCGATTACCGACGCGCCCTGGCTTGCTGGGACGGGGCCATCGAACCTCTGCCGCTACCGCCGCCATTCCCTTCAACGCAGCGACCGACAGGTCGCCGTAGCGCACAGCCGGCCTGGGCCTGTCCGGCTCCGTTCCCCGCCCCGGCCGGCCCCGGCGCGGCGCTGTGGATCACCAATCCCCACAACCCCTCGGGCCAGCTGTGGGACCGCCGTTCGCTCGAGCTGCTGCTTGACCGCTTCGCGCTGGTGATCGTGGATGAGGCCTTTCTGCCCTTGGTGCCCGATGGCCAGCGGCACTCGTTGGTGCCGCTGGTGGCAGACCATCCCCAGCTGGTTGTGATCCGCAGCCTCACCAAGCTGATGGCGATTGCCGGGCTTCGGCTCGGCTATGCAGTGGCAGCTCCAGCACGTTTACAGCGCTGGCAGGAGTGGCGGGATCCCTGGCCGGTGAACGGCCTGGCCGCTGCCGTCGGCCCGCTGGTGATCGCCGATCGGCGCTGGCAGCAACGCGTGCAGCGCTGGGTGGCGCGGGAAGGCCCCTGGTTCCACCGTCAGCTGGACGGTCTGCCGGGCCTGAGCCCACAGGCCGCGGCGGCCAACTTCCTGCTGATCAGAAGCGACCGCCCCCTGCTGGAGCTGCGCGAGCGTCTGGAGAGCCGTCACCGCATTCTGCTGCGTGACTGCCGTTCGTTTGCTGGTCTGGGGGAGTGCTGGCTGCGCATCGGCCTGCAGGACCGCCGCGGTAACCGCCGCATCCTCAGGGCGCTGCGTTGTGAGTGGCAGGAATGA
- a CDS encoding MoxR family ATPase has translation MTVQSVSPQRVVQHVSKVLLGKDQQIRLAVACLLARGHLLIEDLPGMGKTTLAEALARCLGLEFKRVHFTSDLLPADLTGIGVLDTGSGNFSFQPGPLFSQVLLADEINRASPRTQSALLEAMASGRVSVDGTSHELPSPFFVIATQNGLDQTGTAPLPESQLDRFLMRLTLGFPEREAELALLSGQAMRPDQLPALLTAADLLALQQQAAAQHAEPSLLAYVLDLVQLSRQDSFGASPLSPRAAQSLLAAARAWSLLEGRDFVIPADVQAVLPSVCEHRMDNGEPIATNGVGACASGSWSHRLLAGVDGLR, from the coding sequence GTGACGGTCCAGTCTGTGTCGCCGCAACGGGTCGTCCAGCATGTCAGCAAGGTCCTGCTCGGCAAAGACCAGCAGATCCGCTTGGCCGTGGCCTGCCTGCTGGCACGCGGCCACCTGTTGATCGAAGATCTGCCCGGCATGGGCAAAACCACCCTCGCCGAAGCTCTTGCCCGTTGTCTTGGGCTGGAATTCAAGCGGGTGCACTTCACCAGCGATCTGCTCCCTGCCGATCTCACCGGCATCGGTGTGCTCGATACGGGCAGTGGCAACTTCAGCTTCCAGCCTGGCCCCCTGTTCAGCCAGGTGCTTCTGGCCGATGAGATCAATCGGGCCAGCCCCCGCACTCAGAGTGCGCTGTTGGAGGCAATGGCCAGTGGCCGGGTCAGCGTTGATGGCACCAGCCATGAGCTGCCCTCGCCCTTCTTCGTGATCGCCACCCAGAACGGCCTCGATCAAACCGGCACCGCCCCGCTGCCGGAGTCCCAGCTGGATCGTTTCCTGATGCGGCTCACCCTTGGATTCCCCGAGCGGGAAGCGGAGTTGGCCCTGCTCAGCGGCCAGGCGATGCGGCCCGATCAGCTGCCGGCCCTGCTGACCGCCGCCGATCTGCTCGCCCTGCAACAGCAGGCGGCGGCCCAGCATGCCGAGCCTTCTCTGCTCGCTTATGTGCTCGATCTGGTGCAGCTCAGCCGCCAGGACAGCTTCGGTGCTTCGCCGCTCTCTCCGCGCGCCGCCCAGTCGCTGTTGGCGGCAGCCCGGGCGTGGTCGTTGCTGGAGGGGCGCGATTTCGTGATTCCCGCCGATGTGCAGGCCGTACTTCCCAGCGTCTGCGAACACCGCATGGACAACGGCGAGCCGATCGCCACCAACGGTGTCGGTGCCTGTGCCTCCGGCAGTTGGAGCCACCGCTTACTGGCGGGCGTCGATGGTCTCCGCTGA
- a CDS encoding DUF3488 and transglutaminase-like domain-containing protein, producing MSGHRRLQWVALGLLAALLPAIDTGMPLSWGAICLITLTALKLREAHSRSELRRASLLILVITGVMAALLPGLGPSLIQLLTTLLALSSLLSLELGSAVQLRTLLARSLRLLGAALPLVLVLFLLVPRVGPLWTVPMGQTARTGLSDQLDTGSIADLVAVDTPAARISFTNEEPPPPESRYWRVLTLHSFDGQRWERLPNEDNLNALLPQTAGEPPTGSREQFWLAEPMLLPVLPWSGQGQPLDPELRISPDGVLLNNRPPIERRAYGFTNLSAPAAWKLQPPREAALELPVGINPRLQALGREWKDTLPPADRVAVAQRWFRSQPFRYTTQPGLLPGPDPVDAFLFDTRTGFCEHFASGFTALMRAAGVPARIVLGYQGGDWVPQVGGGGYLDVRQSDAHAWSEVWLADQGWVLVDPTAWVSPLRITAGQPISAGKTPRQFSPLGWALLQWRGIDLRWTGWVMSFNRQDQMALIERLLGKRHEWLGALLVAALALCLGLVLPLMHWSQRRRDTDGLRRELDHCLQRLRLLGLEPRPGEDLGSFCRRAGQQRPDLACALDELACTYLRQRFGPALPQDQRQASRKRLRQLRQQLGALPAASSSQA from the coding sequence GTGAGCGGGCACCGGCGGCTGCAATGGGTGGCGCTCGGCCTACTGGCCGCCTTGCTGCCAGCGATCGACACCGGCATGCCGCTGAGCTGGGGGGCGATCTGCCTGATCACGCTCACCGCACTCAAGCTGCGCGAGGCGCACTCCCGCAGCGAGTTGCGACGCGCCTCGCTGCTCATTCTGGTGATCACCGGGGTGATGGCGGCCCTGCTGCCCGGTCTGGGGCCCAGCCTGATCCAGCTGCTCACCACGCTGCTGGCGCTCAGCAGCCTGCTGTCGCTGGAACTCGGCAGTGCTGTGCAGCTGCGGACCCTTCTGGCCCGCAGCCTGCGCCTGCTCGGCGCCGCCCTGCCGCTGGTGCTGGTGCTGTTTCTGCTGGTGCCGCGGGTCGGGCCGCTCTGGACGGTGCCCATGGGACAGACCGCCCGCACAGGCCTCTCCGATCAGCTCGACACCGGCAGCATCGCCGATCTGGTGGCGGTGGACACGCCAGCGGCCCGGATCAGCTTCACGAACGAAGAGCCGCCACCACCGGAGTCCCGGTACTGGCGGGTGCTCACGCTGCACAGCTTCGATGGCCAGCGCTGGGAACGGCTGCCCAACGAAGACAACCTCAATGCCTTGCTCCCACAGACTGCCGGCGAGCCACCCACCGGCAGCCGCGAACAGTTCTGGCTAGCCGAGCCCATGTTGCTGCCGGTGCTCCCCTGGAGCGGCCAAGGCCAACCGCTGGATCCGGAGCTGCGCATCAGCCCCGATGGCGTGCTGCTCAACAACCGGCCACCGATCGAACGGCGCGCCTATGGCTTCACCAACCTGAGTGCGCCCGCTGCCTGGAAGCTTCAGCCGCCCAGGGAAGCCGCCCTGGAGCTGCCGGTCGGCATCAACCCCCGCCTACAGGCCCTCGGCCGTGAGTGGAAGGACACCCTTCCGCCTGCTGATCGGGTCGCTGTAGCCCAACGCTGGTTCCGCTCACAGCCGTTTCGCTACACCACCCAGCCAGGCTTGCTGCCGGGCCCTGATCCGGTGGACGCCTTCCTCTTCGACACCCGGACGGGCTTCTGTGAGCACTTCGCTTCCGGCTTCACGGCCCTGATGCGTGCCGCCGGCGTACCTGCCCGCATCGTGCTCGGCTACCAGGGGGGAGATTGGGTGCCCCAGGTGGGCGGCGGCGGTTACCTGGATGTGCGTCAGAGCGATGCCCATGCCTGGAGCGAAGTCTGGCTGGCAGATCAGGGCTGGGTTCTGGTGGATCCCACCGCCTGGGTATCGCCGCTCCGAATCACCGCCGGCCAGCCGATCTCTGCCGGGAAAACCCCCCGCCAGTTCAGCCCACTGGGCTGGGCCCTGCTCCAGTGGCGCGGCATCGATCTGCGCTGGACCGGGTGGGTGATGAGCTTCAATCGCCAGGATCAGATGGCGCTGATTGAGCGGCTGTTGGGCAAGCGGCATGAATGGCTGGGCGCCTTGCTGGTGGCAGCTCTGGCCCTCTGCCTCGGCCTCGTGCTGCCCTTGATGCACTGGAGCCAGCGGCGGCGCGACACCGATGGCCTGCGACGCGAGCTCGATCACTGTCTCCAGCGTCTGCGGCTGCTGGGGCTCGAACCACGCCCCGGTGAAGACCTCGGCAGCTTCTGCCGTCGAGCCGGACAGCAGCGTCCTGATCTCGCTTGCGCACTCGATGAACTGGCCTGCACCTACCTGCGGCAGCGGTTCGGGCCAGCGCTGCCGCAAGACCAGCGCCAGGCCTCCAGAAAGCGCCTGCGCCAGCTGCGGCAACAGCTCGGAGCCTTGCCCGCCGCCTCGAGCTCACAGGCATGA
- a CDS encoding pentapeptide repeat-containing protein — translation MGGLQPRLAVLLLGSLTAFGLMPPAGASSFDAVVRLLDTRSCKRCELQDADLVRADLRDADLRNALLQRANLSGARLDGAKLGGANLSFTSLQGASLRGADLRGATLEGTDLREADLSGAQVDTGSLATTHWQGARGIDPALQGHAELHNAGVAAAKAGRLPEAERFFDAAIQRDQEAAISWVARGIVRGEQAKTEQAAADFSYAAQLYATSGDLATSEQLLEASAKLKKDPQQGKDGGNGFGSQVVGGAMGVVQFLLPLAAKAFIPLAF, via the coding sequence ATGGGCGGTCTCCAGCCAAGGCTGGCTGTGCTGCTGCTGGGTTCACTGACGGCCTTCGGGCTGATGCCCCCAGCCGGCGCCTCCTCATTTGATGCCGTCGTGCGTCTGCTGGACACGCGTTCCTGCAAGCGCTGCGAGCTGCAGGACGCCGATCTGGTGCGGGCAGACCTGCGCGACGCGGATCTGCGCAACGCCCTGCTGCAGCGCGCCAACCTGAGTGGTGCCCGTCTGGATGGGGCCAAGTTAGGCGGGGCGAATCTCAGCTTCACCAGCCTCCAGGGGGCCTCGCTCAGGGGGGCCGATCTGCGGGGGGCCACGCTGGAAGGCACCGACCTGCGGGAGGCCGACCTCAGTGGCGCCCAGGTCGACACGGGCAGCCTGGCCACCACCCACTGGCAGGGGGCCCGGGGCATCGATCCCGCCCTTCAGGGACACGCCGAGCTGCACAATGCCGGCGTCGCAGCGGCCAAAGCAGGGCGCCTGCCGGAGGCAGAACGCTTCTTCGACGCGGCCATTCAGCGCGACCAGGAGGCGGCGATCAGCTGGGTGGCACGCGGAATCGTGCGCGGAGAGCAAGCCAAGACCGAGCAGGCCGCCGCCGATTTCAGCTATGCCGCTCAGCTCTACGCCACCAGCGGGGATCTGGCCACGTCCGAGCAGTTGCTGGAGGCCTCCGCCAAGCTGAAAAAAGATCCCCAGCAAGGAAAAGACGGAGGCAATGGCTTCGGCAGCCAGGTTGTGGGCGGGGCAATGGGTGTGGTTCAGTTCCTGTTGCCGTTGGCCGCCAAGGCGTTCATCCCCCTGGCGTTCTGA
- a CDS encoding type II secretion system protein GspD, with protein sequence MTLRNAPAKDALMAVAQMGGYGFVYVDDSPAPGATPAPPDTAINARRVSIAFRNEAYSRAVNAILLASGLQGKLEGNLIVAGPSALSKTFGSQLSKVYRLNQASANSAADYLASLGATINKTFTTTSTSSEVASTGTPANNTAASTATTATTTQINSFGASQGPLVGLIGTTDTRLGTITLVGESSLVAIAEAYLKQLDLRQRQVALAVRILDINLENSQDIANSFAFRWGNNFIVNDNGQLLGAFGSRLPPTAGDFRRGVPSDLTVELTPAQGTTPGTVTAGGTNLPGLVATGAAALNGGRSVGASLTDGFRRNPGQNFPQDSFFDFVQAQIVSRNTKLIASPTLILQENPSRLRDGGAGAGDSGNSNQGLDSYTIDSPIARSRANESVVRVGTNVITNVEVEQQENGGTQCTLELSTAGLVLGARVEKIDDNGFVTFSLSPSISAVTDSVPGPPSCTSEVSILSVRRLDTGALRVRDGQTLILTGVISDVDIAEVTKWPILGDLPLVGQFFRGSSNRREKRELVIMVTPRIISDNDGATFGYGFQPSTPESRQFMSNPQ encoded by the coding sequence ATGACCCTGCGCAATGCCCCGGCGAAAGACGCGCTGATGGCCGTGGCCCAAATGGGTGGTTATGGCTTCGTCTACGTTGACGACTCGCCTGCCCCTGGCGCGACCCCCGCTCCACCTGACACGGCCATCAACGCCAGGCGCGTGTCGATCGCCTTCCGTAATGAGGCCTATTCCAGAGCCGTGAATGCGATCCTGTTGGCCTCTGGTTTGCAGGGAAAGCTGGAAGGCAATCTGATCGTTGCTGGCCCCAGCGCGCTGAGCAAAACCTTCGGATCTCAGCTCTCCAAGGTCTACCGGCTGAATCAGGCGTCAGCCAACTCCGCTGCCGACTACCTGGCGAGCCTCGGGGCCACGATCAACAAGACGTTCACCACCACATCCACCTCCAGTGAGGTGGCTTCCACAGGCACACCGGCGAACAACACGGCCGCTTCCACCGCCACGACTGCCACCACCACGCAGATCAACTCCTTCGGCGCCAGCCAGGGGCCGCTGGTGGGGCTGATCGGTACCACCGACACCAGGCTCGGCACCATCACCCTGGTGGGGGAAAGCTCTCTGGTGGCGATCGCTGAGGCCTATCTCAAGCAGCTGGATCTGCGCCAGCGGCAAGTGGCCCTTGCTGTGCGCATCCTTGATATCAACCTGGAGAACTCCCAGGATATTGCCAACAGCTTTGCGTTCCGTTGGGGCAATAACTTCATCGTCAATGACAATGGTCAGCTGCTGGGTGCATTCGGGTCGCGGCTCCCGCCCACAGCTGGTGATTTCCGGCGCGGTGTTCCCAGCGATCTGACAGTTGAACTCACGCCTGCCCAAGGCACAACACCGGGAACCGTTACGGCCGGCGGCACCAATCTGCCAGGGCTGGTGGCCACCGGTGCGGCAGCATTGAATGGCGGTCGGTCGGTCGGCGCTTCCCTGACCGATGGCTTCCGCCGGAATCCCGGCCAGAACTTCCCGCAAGACAGTTTCTTCGACTTTGTTCAGGCCCAGATCGTTTCGCGCAACACCAAGCTGATCGCAAGTCCCACGTTGATCCTGCAAGAAAATCCCTCCCGCCTTCGCGATGGCGGTGCAGGCGCGGGAGACAGCGGCAACTCCAATCAGGGCCTTGATTCCTACACGATCGATTCGCCCATTGCCCGCAGCCGTGCCAACGAATCAGTCGTGCGGGTGGGCACCAATGTGATCACCAATGTTGAGGTGGAGCAGCAGGAAAATGGTGGTACCCAATGCACGTTGGAACTCTCGACAGCTGGTCTGGTGCTGGGCGCCCGCGTCGAGAAAATCGATGACAACGGCTTCGTGACCTTCTCACTTTCCCCCAGCATTTCCGCCGTCACTGACTCGGTGCCGGGCCCACCCTCCTGCACCAGCGAAGTGAGCATTCTCAGCGTGCGGCGGCTGGACACCGGCGCTCTGCGGGTCCGCGACGGCCAGACCCTGATCCTCACCGGTGTGATTTCCGATGTGGATATCGCCGAGGTAACAAAATGGCCCATCCTTGGTGATCTTCCCTTGGTCGGCCAGTTCTTCCGCGGCTCCTCCAACCGACGAGAAAAGCGTGAGTTGGTGATCATGGTGACGCCGCGAATCATCTCCGACAATGACGGCGCCACCTTCGGCTATGGCTTCCAGCCCTCTACGCCGGAATCCCGCCAATTCATGAGCAACCCGCAGTGA
- a CDS encoding PilN domain-containing protein, protein MLAVSLLLRIQQQMISQELERLAPVRGQVAQLEQELAAEKAANDKTRASNASLAGGLVTLRSGSALMTDVSQRTPRGLQLTQLTVEKQALLIKGRSADPGAFERINALVLQLQGSPLLDPSQITLARASRPSAGGSGSSPEANLVAFEISAGFRATAESLNQRLALLQSLGAEGLALRLQKLRREGVLP, encoded by the coding sequence ATGCTGGCCGTTTCGCTGCTGCTGCGGATTCAGCAGCAGATGATCTCTCAGGAATTGGAGCGTCTGGCACCGGTGCGGGGGCAGGTGGCCCAGCTGGAGCAGGAACTGGCCGCCGAGAAGGCCGCCAATGACAAAACCCGCGCCAGCAACGCGTCCCTGGCCGGCGGACTGGTCACACTGCGCTCCGGTTCGGCGCTGATGACGGATGTGAGCCAGCGCACCCCTCGCGGCCTGCAGCTGACCCAACTCACGGTGGAGAAGCAGGCCCTCTTGATCAAAGGCCGCAGCGCTGATCCGGGTGCCTTTGAGCGCATCAATGCTCTGGTGCTCCAACTCCAGGGCTCACCCCTGCTGGATCCGAGCCAGATCACCCTGGCCAGAGCAAGCCGGCCCTCAGCTGGTGGGTCAGGGTCGAGCCCAGAGGCCAATCTGGTGGCCTTCGAAATTTCTGCGGGCTTCCGCGCTACGGCCGAATCACTCAACCAGCGCCTGGCCCTGCTGCAGAGCCTCGGCGCTGAAGGCCTCGCCTTGCGGCTGCAGAAGCTCCGCCGTGAGGGAGTGCTGCCGTGA
- a CDS encoding quinone-dependent dihydroorotate dehydrogenase, which produces MASAPPLSSTEALYRRWVGPLLARDDGADAEQLTQLTLTALGLASRRRHWPLVSGSLAGLGAELQRPDLRLEQTLFGCRFANPLGLAAGFDKNAVAAGIWHLFGFGFAELGTITWHGQPGNPRPRLFRLSQERAALNRMGFNNNGAVAAKRTLEEQHLPPAGQRPAVLGLNLGKSRITSLERAPDDYASTLELLAPLADYAVINVSSPNTPGLRDLQDATQLRRLVERLRRLPGCPPLLVKIAPDLEDDAIDTIARLAYQEGLAGVIAVNTSLNRLGLEKRRLAQTGRTLEEEAGGLSGAPLRGRALEVLRRLRATAGPALPLVGVGGIDSPESAWERITAGASLIQLYTGWIYAGPALVPTILEGLQQQLDRHGCRHIGEAVGSGLPYLSA; this is translated from the coding sequence ATGGCATCGGCCCCGCCCCTGTCCAGCACCGAAGCGCTCTATCGGCGCTGGGTCGGTCCGTTGCTCGCCCGCGATGACGGGGCCGACGCTGAACAGCTCACCCAGCTCACTCTCACCGCCTTGGGGCTGGCCTCCCGGCGCCGGCACTGGCCACTGGTGTCGGGCAGCCTGGCGGGCCTGGGGGCGGAATTGCAGCGGCCGGATCTCCGCCTCGAGCAGACCCTGTTCGGTTGCCGCTTCGCCAATCCGCTGGGCCTGGCGGCCGGCTTTGACAAGAACGCGGTGGCGGCTGGCATCTGGCACCTGTTCGGCTTCGGTTTCGCCGAGCTCGGCACGATCACCTGGCACGGCCAGCCCGGCAATCCGCGGCCCCGCCTGTTCCGCCTCTCGCAGGAGCGGGCCGCCCTCAACCGGATGGGTTTCAACAACAACGGCGCTGTGGCCGCCAAACGCACCCTGGAAGAGCAGCACCTGCCGCCGGCCGGGCAACGTCCGGCCGTGCTTGGCCTCAACCTGGGCAAATCCAGGATCACCTCGCTCGAGCGCGCCCCCGACGACTACGCCTCCACGCTGGAGCTGCTGGCCCCGCTGGCCGATTACGCGGTGATCAACGTGAGCTCTCCCAACACCCCGGGGCTGCGGGACCTGCAGGACGCCACCCAGCTTCGACGGCTGGTGGAGCGGTTGCGCCGCCTGCCAGGTTGCCCGCCCCTGCTGGTGAAGATCGCTCCTGATCTGGAAGACGACGCCATCGACACGATCGCGCGGTTGGCGTATCAGGAGGGGCTGGCTGGCGTGATCGCCGTGAACACCAGCTTGAACCGTCTGGGCCTGGAGAAGCGCCGCCTCGCGCAGACCGGACGCACCCTGGAGGAGGAGGCCGGTGGCCTGAGTGGCGCCCCGCTGCGTGGCCGTGCGCTGGAGGTGTTGCGCCGGCTGCGGGCCACGGCTGGACCAGCCTTGCCACTGGTGGGGGTGGGTGGCATCGACTCGCCTGAATCCGCCTGGGAGCGCATTACGGCGGGGGCGTCGTTGATTCAGCTGTACACCGGTTGGATCTACGCCGGGCCTGCACTTGTGCCAACCATCCTTGAAGGCCTCCAGCAGCAACTCGACCGCCACGGCTGCCGCCATATCGGCGAAGCGGTGGGCAGCGGTTTGCCTTACCTGAGCGCCTAG
- a CDS encoding ribonuclease H, protein MGAEPVRVVAAACDGACSGNPGPGGWGALLRFEDGSMIELGGADPATTNNRMELTAALAVLERLRELPRHPDLRLRTDSRYLIDGLQRWMAGWKRKGWRTASGSPVLNKDLWEALDRARLSDVPLVHVRGHSGDPDNDRCDVIAVAFSRGGRPALAGSAAAGAAPLVASVSPPATSAPASGDPLAAGTPADDPAPPALTALLSRLELADRLADGGFTLSAAELAQLVDLPLARLAERPGDWVWRDWHVRSLDQCRWRLERR, encoded by the coding sequence GTGGGTGCTGAGCCGGTGCGGGTGGTGGCAGCGGCCTGTGATGGGGCCTGCAGTGGCAACCCGGGCCCAGGGGGCTGGGGGGCACTGCTGCGCTTCGAAGACGGCAGCATGATCGAACTGGGGGGCGCGGATCCGGCCACCACGAACAACCGCATGGAACTGACGGCGGCCCTGGCGGTGCTGGAGCGCCTGCGCGAGCTGCCACGCCACCCGGATCTGCGACTGCGCACCGACAGCCGCTACCTCATCGATGGCCTGCAGCGCTGGATGGCTGGCTGGAAGCGCAAGGGCTGGCGCACCGCCTCGGGCAGCCCGGTGCTCAACAAAGACCTCTGGGAAGCGCTGGATCGGGCCCGGCTGTCGGATGTGCCGCTCGTGCACGTGCGCGGCCACAGCGGAGACCCCGACAACGACCGCTGCGACGTGATCGCCGTGGCCTTTTCCCGCGGCGGCAGACCTGCCCTGGCCGGGAGCGCTGCCGCAGGCGCCGCTCCTCTTGTTGCTTCTGTTTCTCCACCGGCCACCTCTGCACCCGCGTCCGGCGACCCCCTTGCTGCCGGCACCCCTGCTGACGACCCTGCGCCACCGGCACTGACCGCCTTGCTCAGCCGCCTGGAACTGGCGGACCGGTTGGCGGACGGCGGGTTTACCCTCTCGGCAGCCGAGCTGGCCCAGCTGGTGGATCTTCCCCTCGCCCGTTTGGCCGAGCGTCCCGGCGACTGGGTCTGGCGCGATTGGCACGTCCGCTCGCTCGACCAATGTCGCTGGCGCCTGGAGCGTCGTTGA